The Juglans regia cultivar Chandler chromosome 10, Walnut 2.0, whole genome shotgun sequence genome includes the window GCAGTGATGCGAAACTGAGATCCTTGGTTTAATGACAAAGACAAATACGGCTTTATAGATTTTCTAGCCAAACTTCCAAAGTGGGTGGCTTAAACAACGGAACATTTGGCGAATGCTCTTTGAAAAAACCAAATCTTAGTCCTATCGTCTTTAATGGTCAAAGGTCCGTGTCTCAGATCCAGATGTAGATTGCTTTGCCGCTATAGTACCCTTTCCAGACCAAAAAAATAGAGCATTGAAACCCCAATGACGACTTATCCACTCTCCAATGCTTCCCTACTACTTTCAGCTGTCTTTCTACGTAACATAGCCTTGAAAATTGTGAAAGCCGCAACCAGAGCAATCTGCAAATGCTCAGAGCTACTTGTTTTTATGCAAACCTGTCCCATTTTGCGACTATTTAAATTAGCATTAACCGACACTCTCAAGCTTCTACTAGGCCGGAATTCGGACTTTAGACCAGCACCCAAAACGATTTCTTTGTTGAAGGAGAGGATTGACATTGTCATACTGAGATTATCATTTCTCGCTGGGCATTCACTCCCTCTTAAAGTAGCTTCAAAACTCGCACCATTTGCCACTTGTCCAGGGCATCCCATTCGCCCAGCATTAACCACAAACTTCAATCTCTTCCCGACTGTAATGGTATCTTCAAGCTTGGCGCCGACATAATACTTCTTCCCAAGAGTCGTCAAAGAAAGTCCGCAGTCTGCAATGTTATGCTTCAGGCTCCTCAGCTTTGCGTTGCTATGAACTGTATAGATCATATCTTTACCAGAAGATTGTACATCAAGGCCTAAACAATAAGTTGGCCCACTGGGATCTGTATAAGCTGCAGCAGACTCCAACTGGATACTGAAATCCTCCTTGTCTTTGCTCATCTGTCCTGTGACAGAGGCAAAGACATTCCTGTTTATTTCCACAGCCGTTTCAAGATTTATTCCATCGAAGCCCACATCATGATCCATTCCTTGGGGATCAAGAACGGGCCTTACAAGCCACTGGTCACTTGTGACCACACCACGATACCTATGGACTGGGCAATCCGAGTCAAAACTTGGGGGAACTGCCATATCAGGTAACGTAACTGCCTCTGGAGGAACCTGCTGGCTATCATAATCATTGTGATTCACCAAATTTTCCTCTTTGGAAAGCCTATTCTCCCTCCGCCTCTGGTACTCTTCCTTCAACTGTTTCTTCAGATAAAGGATTTCCCGGTAATCCAGCTCATCAAGATAGTCTGTTTTCTGTGAGTCTGTTAATCTCTCAAACTGAGATTTTTTCAGGATTCGGATTGGAGGTAATTGATCATACTCATCTTCCTCCCCTGTGTCTAAAAGCAAACTCTCATCAATTTGATCTTCCAATCCATTTGGAACTGACATAGAGTGACGCCGTAGAAAAGATGAGAGGAGATGTGGCAGAGGAGGCAGTTGGGTGGTACTTAACGGTCCCAGTACAATGCTACCTTGAAACTTCAAGAGTGAGTTGACATCTCCCAGAACTTTAGTACATATGCACAATAACAAGAACTGAGATTTCCAAACCTGTCCATTAGGGAGTACTTTTTCCCCCATAAAATTTGTCTTACAGTGAGGATGGTTCTCAGCCAAAAGTACAGGGTTTTCGAGTCTTGAGTCAGACACTGCCTGGTGTATGTGATGCTGCACCAAATCTGTACATTGAGTCACATATGACTCATAGTTGACAGGATAACCACTAGGTCCTTCAGGAAGAGCCGAGGAAGCATGAGTCATCACTAGGATTGTGTTGAACCAAATTGCAGTGCCAAAAACTTGAGTTATAAGTTTAAAAAGAGGGAAATCACTATAGCCCATGTTGATGAAATCAAGGCgttcaaaatacaaaacaatatctGGGGGTGACTTTTTAATGTATCTTTTCACAGATAGCATAATCTTCTTATTTCTTCTCACATTACTGGAAGAGTAAGGTAAGAAGCCAGGGGCATCAATTACAGAGATTCTGATCCCATTAACAGTTCCCACGACCTCTTGGATGCAATCAGTGGCTGGTTGAAATGCATCCGTCATGGTTTTTGTTTGAtcaaatatagaatttattgtCGAACTCTTGCCAACCCCAGTTTTTCCAAGGACAAGTATTCTAAATGAGAAATCCAATTCAGGCAATCCATCTGCCTCCTGTTTCATGGCTACCGCTTTGACTCTATTGGTTCCAAGGTTAACTCTTTTCAAGTCCGATTCCCCTGCTCGTATCAAGGCTGCTATATGGATTCTATATAAAACCTTTGCAACCAGAAGATTGTCCTGTGACTGCCCAAGCCGTCGGAGAAGGCGCAAGAACGTAACTTGGAGATCCTCAATCTTTGCCAATGGGTCCAGCTTTTTCTTATCAGACATATGAGGGGAACCATAGGAGTCTTCAACAGAAACCCGCTTCTGGGAAGGATTATGCTGATTTTCCTGGTTACCATCTGAAGTGTGTGAGGCATCAGGAAGTAGTGGAAGTGCTACCAAATTGGCTGTACGACCTGAACCTAGCAAGTGACAAGACAATAAGATCTTTCCCAGATAAAATGTATCAATGTAAGACAAATTCAAATCTATCATTGGAAATTGGTTTGCAGCGTTGGAAGCATGTTTCCTACAATCTTCAACCAGATTGTCAACATTAAACTACAATGGAGATCTAAGGCCTGGATATAGAATAATGATATTAGGATTACAGAGAATTCGACTGGACCTAACGCAGATAAAGTCTTTACTGCAACTCAACGAGAATGCCTATTTAAGAGTGTAGAGATCCAGTATATAGTGATCTCCACCATATACACTGACAGGACCACGGTAATAAATTTAAAGCAAACTTAATCAAAATGGCCAAAAACAGTTAGCTTACTgctatagtaaaataaaaaaatttcctgTTCACAAAATCGCAGCCAAAAATGACAAGAAATTTTCCTTTCCCATTGTAGCACTTCACATTTACCTTCCAATCCTCCCCTAATATTGACAAGTCCCTTGAGTAAATTTAGTGTAAACAAACTTCTACAACCTCCACTCCAGAGAGATGATCCTACCAAAATGAATCTTTACAGCCATTGTCCAAGAAGATTAAGGGCCTCCTTAGCTAATTGAACCATTATCAGAtctaaaaagttatatttactATCCCCATCCTTGCCATCTTAAATGAAGCTTGTAACGACAATCCCAAATTTAAATCACAGAAATTCTTGCCACTGTAAAAAAGTGAGAAGTGTGGAGACTAATTTAATACACTAATTGTTCGTTTAGTCTCCCTTACGAAGTAGAGTGGCCTCTTTCTAGTAGGCCTTTTCGTTTCCttgtatagaaaaagaaaaaaagtagagtgGCAAGCATAGTTTGTGTACATGAATCTATAATGACttgaaccaaaaaataaataaatgattctTGAACATACACAGAAAGGGACAGGAAAGTACCTTGGTCATCAGACTCTTCCTCCAGAAGTCCCTCGCTGAAAAAACTGTCACTGCCTGACAATGGTCTAGATGAGACCAATGACATGGAAACTAATTGAGAAAAAACCCAATCCCTAATTTTCTTCATCTCTCCTGCagatatcaaaaaataattatcataatCTGAAtcgccattttttttttattggcaaccGGTGCCAATTATAATCTGAATCGCCATTAAAAtggtaccaaaaaaaaaaaaaatcaagtgtaTCCACAGTACTCCATCATTCAAAACCTTAATGAAGCATAGTGAATATAACAAGGACCAAGCTATAAAGTCTTCCATAACTAATGACAAGAAACAGATCAAGAAACTAAATGGGGGAACATTTCGTGGCACGTGCACTATAAATCCTAAATAAACTAAAAGTCTGGCTTATCCAATCAAAGAGcaagtaaactttttttttttgataagtaaagagCAAGTATACTTTTTATCCATTTTACTTTCATcgtgaaaaaacaaaattgtgaaTATCTACTGAAACCTTCTCAGACAGACAAATAGAGAGAAGCAGAAATTTTAACATTTAGAGGCAATTAACTATAAGACTCCTAAGGTATGCTGCTAAGACTAAGACCAGATTTGATACAAAAGAATCAGTTACATAAGCATAATCCAGTTAAATACAGCAGCGTAAAACAAGGGTACCTCACAAAccaatatataaaaacaaagtcAGAAAAGTATTCCACGTCAAAATAAGTAGTCAGACCCATTTTACGAAGGAAAGCATAGCAACAAATACTCCCACTTAATACAAGTTAccaaaaaaagtataataaaaatttgttaTAGACAACATTAAGGTTTGAGGTATTTGTTTACCTAAACTGTGAAAATTCCAGTCAACCCAGTCAAGCTAAGAACCCTGAATTGTATAGTACCAGCTTCAGCGACCAAAACTGATATTCGGAGCACCCTAAGATGGAATCCTAAAACAGTATGAGCAGCCAAAGCGCAGCGGGATCGATCAATCACGACCTACCGAAAAATTGACGTCACTGAAACCCTAATGGAAGGTCCAGACCCCCGAAGGTCATCCGAATGGATTCACGACGGAATAGGAAATTGGAATATAAAAAAAGGAATCCGATTCTTGATCTGAATTTACGTCGTGGTGCTGGTGCGGCTACGGTGAGAAGGAATAGCAGAAGAGGTTGGGggtaaagaagaagatgaagaagaagcagcaaTGCGATAAGACAACGATAAAGAAGCTTGATTTTGCGTGCCCGTTCCTTAAGTTTTTTCTTGGGAAGGGGTGTCACTGTGTACCACGTGTCTTATTTGGATACGGCTTATCGACAATATCCTAAGAAATATGCTACCTTAGGttaaaaatttctataaattaaaatttttttttaaattttttttttattaattactatttactatttcaCACTTtacattttaaagaaaaaattattatattctatgtAAAATACTTTTATATCTTAGAAAAAATACCTCAACAccttataaatatagatataaaatatgagaataaataataactgatgtataatccaattgaaataaaaaataatgctaaTTTTGGGAAATATTGATTACGTACACAAACTTCTAATTTCTTGTTATTTAAAGTTTtcatttacatattaatttctCGATGAAAACAAAAGCATGAGCAATTGTGTAATAATAGAATACTCAATTCTTAGGATTTAGCTTAGGAAAATGTTGTATCCATTGAGGATACCTACCGATAAAAcctattgatttatttttatttatttaatagttaaggaaatttttttttttttgatcaatttgtattttttttaaaatgtttaaagtaattaaaaaatgttgggaaaaaaataaaaaagttacaaattcGGTGGCCACTCTCGATGGCTGTAGTAGTCTCCTCTAGTTTATGACTTCTGGGTAAAATATGACGTGTATTCTcgtatttttctttaaagaaaatgctacatgccccgctgggacTCCTagtgggagctcccgctggcctgtagcattttttttagtttttttttttatatagatatttttaatatttttaaatattttaaaaaataaaataaaaattataatattattaaaaaaaatttcttaattacgaagtagaataaaaaataatatttaataactttttttttttactttctgattaaagaagtgttttttaatgatattttaaatttattttattttttaaaaatatttaaaaatgtaagaaaaatctaaataaaaaataaattaaaaaactacacATAGAGAAGTACATGCCAAGTCCAACTGGAGCCTCCAGCGGGGGCTGTAACAtgacaattttaaatatttaaaaacaaaacataatattattaaaaaatactttcttaatcactaaataaaataaaaaaattataaaataatactacagcatCAACCTTTTCTTTAAACAActttatattaatttagaatacccaggaaatcccaattcaaaGCAGCATATCATAATAGCTTACAGAGCACCCATAACTTCTGCAGTAACCGGTTCTAAACAGCAAGTCAATGGTTTTTCTATGGTCCTTCCTGGGTTTTACCTACTCAATCTCTGATAATGACACCAACACCAATCTTATTGTTCTCCTGATCCCAGTTCACCTTAAAAACACCAGTATCAACACTATTATCTCTTTCTATTTGTGTTCTTCTTTGTCTAATTAGTGAAAAAACAAAGGTGAAGTAATTGAATTATGCTGTATATTTAACCCTCACACTGCACTGTTCCAGATCATTTCTTCttaataaattcaaatattaatgttaatAAAGCGCAGTATACAACATTTTCCTTGATGTAAGACCCATCAATCGATAACAGCCGCTTTCGTGTGCTTCCCAATCGATGTAAGACCCATCCCCAACACACAACTAACTTTACATTAGAGGGTGCTGATTATGCTTCTCCTGACTAGATCAACGGCTTTAAGGATGACATGTGTCCTGTTGCATAAAATCATGGCCATCCATTAGGCACTGGCCACCGCTGCCTTGGGCGGCAGGGAGTATGCCCCAGCCTCATGCcaactttctcaaacaataagcctttttattcatttcagcACTCCATGAGAGAGATTTGACCAATATACACCCAAGTAACAAGAAGTAAAATACTGTTAACGAAATTGAGTTCAAAAGAGACTGATATGAGATCTCTAAATTGGATTCTGGACATTATAATACTTCATGTAAGAAGATTAGTACAATGGAATACCATTCCTTCTAAGTATTGCAACTTCTGCCATAATCCAtgacaaagggaaaaaaaaaaaaaaaaaaaaattaacccaCCAACACCAAATAGTTAAAtatcagaaatcattttaaaagaaatcaacaCCTCTATAAATTAATCTTTCCCAAATGCCACACAGCCTCAAAAATTCCGGCTTAATGCTCAAACTGAGGATTTAAAAGTTACCTCTCAAAAATGTCCTCTAGAGAGCAGAGAAGGGAGCTGCTGCTCTTGGTGATTTTACCAGAGACAAGCAAACTCTAAATGACTTTctgttctttgtttttgtttatcaTGGCATACAAAACTAGCCATGGCATTCTTTGATGCACAATCAAGTATTAACCACGACTTCAAATGATTCCCGTCAATTTCCGTTTTTGTGCAATTAACAAAGTTAACCAATTCTTCTATCACCATGTCATGGAACAACCCGTTTCTCACTTGCTTTGTAATATAGCACCTTCTGTACATAGAACATCATGTACCCTTGTGCAGCCCTTACGATGCTCTCATTGACTTCAGTGACCCAAGCATCATCACACTTATACCATTGGTTGCTTAGTCGCAAGTAAGTCACGTAATGGCCAGCATCTAATTTACCTGTGTGAGTGACAACAGCAAACAACTCGAACTCCGATGACAACTTATTTGAAGCATCAGGCTCATCCCCATCAAAAGGGAAATATCTATTACCAAATCGGCTCCTCAGGATAGAAGATGATAGATAGGGTGCCATATCCAAGGAGAATGGGAATTGCAAATATCTGTCAACCTTCCTTGACATTTTCCGTATTGAAGAATGCTCAAATCTTTTGATGTGGAAGCAAGAAACCAGTGGAAGCTTTCTGATGGACATCTGCTTGAGAGATTCCTGCCTCACCTGGCACTGTTGGCAAAAAAATTTCTGGTCAGACCCCAATCTCTCAGGTCTTGTAAAACGGTCCAAGCATCCCATCAGAGTGGATGTTCCACAGTTTTGACTCAAATTCATGTGATCTGCCTCGCCATTGCAAGAATGATTCGACTTTGTGGACACCATCTTTGCAGATCCCCCTTGGTTTGGTTCCAGGTCCAgtgatatgtctacacatgggTCATATGTTGTAGATGTGAAACCACAAGCCATACACATCACGTCAGATCGCAGGATACCAGAAAATACTCTATGGGCAACACAACAGTCTCCGTTACCTGCACTACAAAAGAAATGGTGGTGGGAAAGCGTTATTAAGaaacaggaaaagaaaagacatcTTGGTTACAACAGAAGTGAATTGTGTTTACTTCTAAAAAAGAGAAAACCATCGTGTTCCTGTCTGCAATCTatataaacaaaagaaacagtGCTACTGAAAGAATAGCAAAAGATCCACTTCTAAACAGAATTCTACCATATTGGATGAATTGATACAGTTCAGGCTGGAAATCTTTATGCTACAAGTGTAGAATGTGCTGTGATCTGTCTAACCAGCAGTacaacctataaaaaaaataaaataaaaaatctgtctTATCAGCATTACTACAATTTTTCTCAGAAATCAGAGCCTTAGATATTCTTTAATCAGAAAATCAGTCGCATCTAATTCGCTACCGGTAAAAGtctgaataagaaaaaatagcTCCCAATCAACACATGCATTCTTCCTTTCTGTGGGCCCCTAGGATAGTGTAGCATCCTTATTTGGTAGGTATGAAAATGTAGCATTCCCTCAGTTTAAAAAACCCTTTCACCTTCTGAAATGTGACTGGaatacaaatctcaaaatcacTTGAACTAACTGTTACTTGTTAATAACAAGGATGGATAACAGTTAAATCATAGTTACTAGTTCAACCCTAGGGTTAGCATTCTCAAGAGACGAGAAGCAGATGGCTAAAGCTGGGAAATTGCGTACTACCAATTAGCAGGAACTTCATAAAGTTCATTGGATATTAAATATTTCAGCCATATGGCGCAGAAGACAGGTTGATCAAGAAGAAAATGGGAATCCAAATTCCTGAAGGActgacaaaattattttatgctGGCTCTGAACCTAATGCAACCCACCCTCCTTTCTCAGAGACCAGGATCAGCTGTGTAATAAGACCCTAGACATGCCAAAAGGTGGAGTTAACATGAGAATCATTTCAGACTAGAAAACCCTATGACGAAACCAACCGGCTCTGAAAAGTTTTTGACTTACTGGATGAAGCAGACAACACCTTCAAGCCAGCAGGTTGAGGTTGACAATTAGCCCTAAAACATGCTTTTCAACTCCTAGGGCGACAAACAGGAGACCTAAACCCAGACCCTGCAGTTAAACATTAAGGTCACTTCTATATCTTTAGCAGTATCATCTAGATTACGaagaaaaaactataaatatgtaAGAGTTACACCAGGTGCTCATAAAGAGAACTTTAAGTTGATCCATCTTGCAGTATAAGCTGGCAGCAAGTTTCATTCGTGCATTAAAAACCATTGGCTAGCCGATTACATTAATTAAGCAGTTACAGAATGAGATATCAAGCTATCCAAGGGTTCCACCTCTTACCTACAGTAACATTGATAATAACATTGATGATACAGTAAGATACCTAATCCTGCACCTAGAGTCTTTCAGAATAACTGCCTATTAGTTATGTATCACTGTATCTGTCAGGTGCTACAGACAAATACTCGTTCTCAGAAATGACATTTCAGGGGAGGCAGTCCGATAGCAAAACTGGAACTTCCGACAAGGTTCTAATACGCCAAGAAAAAAATCGATGGTCTAATACAAATACGGTAATCAAACCATCTTTAATAGTCTATAGAAATGACCACATAAAGATTCTACCTTAACTAAACCATATAAATCAAGTTCTACAGAATTCAAAGGCCTTTAACTGATATACTCCACGTGTCGCATAAAAACTTGACAgttatttattgtaa containing:
- the LOC109008294 gene encoding translocase of chloroplast 90, chloroplastic-like isoform X1, with protein sequence MKKIRDWVFSQLVSMSLVSSRPLSGSDSFFSEGLLEEESDDQGSGRTANLVALPLLPDASHTSDGNQENQHNPSQKRVSVEDSYGSPHMSDKKKLDPLAKIEDLQVTFLRLLRRLGQSQDNLLVAKVLYRIHIAALIRAGESDLKRVNLGTNRVKAVAMKQEADGLPELDFSFRILVLGKTGVGKSSTINSIFDQTKTMTDAFQPATDCIQEVVGTVNGIRISVIDAPGFLPYSSSNVRRNKKIMLSVKRYIKKSPPDIVLYFERLDFINMGYSDFPLFKLITQVFGTAIWFNTILVMTHASSALPEGPSGYPVNYESYVTQCTDLVQHHIHQAVSDSRLENPVLLAENHPHCKTNFMGEKVLPNGQVWKSQFLLLCICTKVLGDVNSLLKFQGSIVLGPLSTTQLPPLPHLLSSFLRRHSMSVPNGLEDQIDESLLLDTGEEDEYDQLPPIRILKKSQFERLTDSQKTDYLDELDYREILYLKKQLKEEYQRRRENRLSKEENLVNHNDYDSQQVPPEAVTLPDMAVPPSFDSDCPVHRYRGVVTSDQWLVRPVLDPQGMDHDVGFDGINLETAVEINRNVFASVTGQMSKDKEDFSIQLESAAAYTDPSGPTYCLGLDVQSSGKDMIYTVHSNAKLRSLKHNIADCGLSLTTLGKKYYVGAKLEDTITVGKRLKFVVNAGRMGCPGQVANGASFEATLRGSECPARNDNLSMTMSILSFNKEIVLGAGLKSEFRPSRSLRVSVNANLNSRKMGQVCIKTSSSEHLQIALVAAFTIFKAMLRRKTAESSREALESG
- the LOC109008294 gene encoding translocase of chloroplast 90, chloroplastic-like isoform X2 produces the protein MKKIRDWVFSQLVSMSLVSSRPLSGSDSFFSEGLLEEESDDQGRTANLVALPLLPDASHTSDGNQENQHNPSQKRVSVEDSYGSPHMSDKKKLDPLAKIEDLQVTFLRLLRRLGQSQDNLLVAKVLYRIHIAALIRAGESDLKRVNLGTNRVKAVAMKQEADGLPELDFSFRILVLGKTGVGKSSTINSIFDQTKTMTDAFQPATDCIQEVVGTVNGIRISVIDAPGFLPYSSSNVRRNKKIMLSVKRYIKKSPPDIVLYFERLDFINMGYSDFPLFKLITQVFGTAIWFNTILVMTHASSALPEGPSGYPVNYESYVTQCTDLVQHHIHQAVSDSRLENPVLLAENHPHCKTNFMGEKVLPNGQVWKSQFLLLCICTKVLGDVNSLLKFQGSIVLGPLSTTQLPPLPHLLSSFLRRHSMSVPNGLEDQIDESLLLDTGEEDEYDQLPPIRILKKSQFERLTDSQKTDYLDELDYREILYLKKQLKEEYQRRRENRLSKEENLVNHNDYDSQQVPPEAVTLPDMAVPPSFDSDCPVHRYRGVVTSDQWLVRPVLDPQGMDHDVGFDGINLETAVEINRNVFASVTGQMSKDKEDFSIQLESAAAYTDPSGPTYCLGLDVQSSGKDMIYTVHSNAKLRSLKHNIADCGLSLTTLGKKYYVGAKLEDTITVGKRLKFVVNAGRMGCPGQVANGASFEATLRGSECPARNDNLSMTMSILSFNKEIVLGAGLKSEFRPSRSLRVSVNANLNSRKMGQVCIKTSSSEHLQIALVAAFTIFKAMLRRKTAESSREALESG